One genomic region from Halorussus rarus encodes:
- a CDS encoding SHOCT domain-containing protein, with protein MRERSVQFEKKRLIATLSVLTFGLTAFFAVVGLEFLVPTIFVLGFFILVPLVAILGDSLPWVESEVDGVEVERSVDAGDGPIDELRARYARGELTDEEFERRLERLLETEDAEVAGTRSREVAFDRE; from the coding sequence ATGCGCGAGCGTTCCGTCCAGTTCGAGAAGAAGAGGCTCATCGCGACGCTGTCGGTGCTGACCTTCGGGCTGACAGCGTTCTTCGCGGTGGTCGGCCTGGAGTTTCTGGTCCCGACGATATTCGTCCTCGGGTTCTTCATCCTCGTCCCGCTGGTCGCGATACTCGGCGACTCGCTGCCCTGGGTCGAGAGCGAGGTCGACGGCGTGGAAGTCGAACGGTCGGTCGACGCCGGCGACGGCCCGATCGACGAACTCCGGGCGCGCTACGCCAGGGGCGAACTCACCGACGAGGAGTTCGAGCGCCGGCTCGAACGACTGCTGGAGACCGAGGACGCCGAGGTGGCCGGGACCCGGTCGCGCGAGGTCGCGTTCGACCGCGAGTGA
- a CDS encoding M28 family metallopeptidase, with protein sequence MSRLDRVLGAAWTDDYPWEFITELTEIDNRMGGSPGERRAAELVAEGFERAGAREVEIDEFEMNRWSRGDADLAVTEPAERSFETIALPYSPAGEVRGELVDAGHATPDELDAVDVEGKIVVASTTTPPGSRFVHRMEKFGHAAAAGAAGFVFRNHKAGQLPPTGSLRFDSEAAIPGVGVSKETGDWLTDYADRGATAALRVDAGTEPGTSHNAHAQLGPDTEEEILVVGHHDAHDIAEGALDNGCGITVVVAAAHLLAELDLDARVRVAGVGCEEVGLLGADALADRLDLDSVRAVVNVDGAGRFRDLRAHTHGSETMEGLVESVADEANQPVAVREQVHPFSDHWPFLKRGVPALQLHSESGERGRGWGHTHADTRDKVDDRNLREHAMLTALLVRELTRTEDVPRQSAASVAGGLRAGDYEEGMKAAGIWPEGWE encoded by the coding sequence ATGAGCCGACTCGACCGCGTCCTGGGCGCGGCGTGGACCGACGACTACCCCTGGGAGTTCATCACCGAACTGACCGAGATCGACAACCGGATGGGCGGGTCGCCCGGCGAGCGCCGGGCCGCCGAACTGGTCGCCGAGGGGTTCGAGCGCGCGGGCGCACGCGAGGTGGAAATCGACGAGTTCGAGATGAACAGGTGGTCGCGGGGCGACGCCGACCTCGCGGTCACCGAGCCGGCCGAGCGGTCGTTCGAGACCATCGCGCTCCCGTACTCGCCGGCCGGCGAGGTCCGGGGCGAACTCGTCGACGCGGGCCACGCCACCCCCGACGAACTCGACGCGGTGGACGTCGAGGGGAAGATAGTGGTCGCCTCCACTACCACGCCGCCGGGGTCGCGGTTCGTCCACCGGATGGAGAAGTTCGGCCACGCCGCGGCCGCGGGGGCGGCGGGGTTCGTCTTCCGGAACCACAAGGCCGGACAACTGCCGCCGACTGGCTCGCTCCGGTTCGACAGCGAGGCCGCGATTCCCGGCGTCGGCGTGAGCAAGGAGACCGGCGACTGGCTGACCGACTACGCCGACCGGGGCGCGACCGCCGCGCTCCGGGTCGACGCCGGCACCGAACCCGGCACGAGCCACAACGCCCACGCGCAGTTAGGACCGGATACGGAGGAGGAGATACTGGTCGTCGGCCACCACGACGCCCACGACATCGCCGAGGGGGCCCTCGACAACGGCTGCGGCATCACCGTGGTCGTGGCGGCGGCCCACCTGCTCGCCGAGCTGGACCTCGACGCGCGGGTCCGGGTCGCCGGCGTCGGCTGCGAGGAGGTCGGCCTGCTCGGCGCCGACGCGCTGGCCGACCGGCTCGACCTCGACTCGGTCCGGGCGGTCGTGAACGTCGACGGCGCGGGCCGGTTCCGCGACCTGCGGGCCCACACCCACGGCTCGGAGACGATGGAGGGGCTGGTGGAGTCGGTCGCCGACGAGGCCAACCAGCCGGTCGCGGTCCGCGAGCAGGTCCACCCGTTCAGCGACCACTGGCCGTTCCTCAAGCGCGGCGTCCCGGCGCTCCAGCTCCACAGCGAGAGCGGCGAGCGCGGCCGGGGGTGGGGCCACACCCACGCCGACACCCGAGACAAGGTCGACGACCGCAACCTCCGGGAGCACGCCATGCTGACCGCGCTGCTGGTCCGGGAGCTGACCCGGACCGAAGACGTTCCCCGGCAGAGCGCGGCGTCGGTCGCCGGGGGTCTGCGGGCCGGCGACTACGAGGAGGGGATGAAGGCGGCGGGCATCTGGCCCGAGGGCTGGGAGTAG
- the pepF gene encoding oligoendopeptidase F gives MSSVPERSEIDTEYKWDLESIYATDDEWEAAYEEVEGRLDDLEAYEGRATEDGETLRDVLELRDEILRQVQQVVVYARMRRDENTADQQYQALSSRGMALASQADSASSFVEPEIQDLDRDELDRMIEETDGLETYDHYLHDVLRLADHTRSAEVENVLAELGEVTSASGDIYNMLMNSDMEFPTVEKPDGDAVEITQSNLTNLLKNPDREFRQEVYESFFDELGEFHNTIGTAYQQTVKKDVRLAQIHDYDTAREAALDGPNVPVEVYDNLVDTVRDNLDKLHRHAELKRESLDVDELRMWDLYMPMTDSETPDVEYERAREYVVEALGALGDDYQDRVREGLDSRWVDVYETENKRSGAYSSGTYDTQPFILMNYQDDISSMFTLAHELGHSLHSQLSSESQPYVYSDYEIFVAEVASTVNEALLTRHLLDAVDDPEFRRHVLNEYLERFRSTLYRQTLFADFEHRTHELVEDGEALTPEAADEIYGDLKAEFYEPAVLDDRIAREWSRIPHFFNYTYYVYQYSTGISAAVALADEILTSDGDVAEDYLEFLRSGSTEYPLELLRTAGVDMSSPEPIQRALDVYDDHLDEMDALI, from the coding sequence ATGAGTTCGGTTCCCGAACGGTCCGAGATCGACACCGAGTACAAGTGGGACCTCGAGAGCATCTACGCCACCGACGACGAGTGGGAGGCGGCCTACGAGGAGGTCGAGGGTCGCCTCGACGACCTCGAGGCCTACGAGGGCCGGGCCACCGAGGACGGCGAGACCCTGCGCGACGTCCTCGAGCTCCGCGACGAGATCCTCCGCCAGGTCCAGCAGGTCGTCGTCTACGCCCGGATGCGCCGGGACGAGAACACCGCCGACCAGCAGTACCAGGCGCTCTCGTCCCGCGGGATGGCGCTGGCGTCGCAGGCCGACAGCGCGAGCAGCTTCGTCGAGCCCGAGATCCAGGACCTCGACCGCGACGAGCTCGACCGGATGATCGAGGAGACCGACGGGCTCGAGACCTACGACCACTACCTCCACGACGTCCTCCGGCTGGCCGACCACACCCGGTCGGCCGAGGTCGAGAACGTGCTCGCCGAGCTCGGCGAGGTCACCTCCGCGTCGGGCGACATCTACAACATGCTGATGAACTCCGACATGGAGTTCCCGACCGTCGAGAAGCCCGACGGCGACGCGGTCGAGATCACCCAGAGCAACCTCACGAACCTGCTGAAGAACCCCGACCGGGAGTTCCGTCAGGAGGTCTACGAGAGCTTCTTCGACGAACTCGGCGAGTTCCACAACACCATCGGCACCGCCTACCAGCAGACCGTCAAGAAGGACGTCCGCCTCGCGCAGATTCACGACTACGACACCGCCCGCGAGGCCGCGCTAGACGGGCCCAACGTCCCGGTCGAGGTGTACGACAACCTGGTCGACACGGTCCGGGACAACCTCGACAAGCTCCACCGCCACGCCGAGCTCAAGCGCGAGAGCCTGGACGTCGACGAGCTCCGGATGTGGGACCTCTACATGCCGATGACCGACAGCGAGACGCCCGACGTCGAGTACGAGCGGGCCCGCGAGTACGTCGTCGAGGCGCTGGGCGCGCTCGGCGACGACTACCAGGACCGGGTGCGGGAGGGGCTCGACTCCCGGTGGGTCGACGTGTACGAGACCGAGAACAAGCGCTCGGGCGCGTACAGCAGCGGCACCTACGACACCCAGCCGTTCATCCTGATGAACTACCAGGACGACATCTCCTCGATGTTCACGCTGGCCCACGAGCTGGGCCACTCGCTCCACTCCCAGCTCTCCAGCGAGAGCCAGCCGTACGTCTACAGCGACTACGAGATCTTCGTGGCCGAGGTCGCCAGCACCGTCAACGAGGCGCTGTTGACCCGCCACCTGCTCGACGCCGTCGACGACCCCGAGTTCCGCCGCCACGTCCTCAACGAGTACCTCGAGCGGTTCCGCTCGACGCTCTACCGCCAGACGCTGTTCGCCGACTTCGAGCACCGGACGCACGAGCTCGTCGAGGACGGCGAGGCGCTGACCCCCGAGGCGGCCGACGAGATCTACGGCGACCTGAAGGCCGAGTTCTACGAGCCGGCGGTCCTCGACGACCGCATCGCCCGCGAATGGTCGCGCATCCCCCACTTCTTCAACTACACCTACTACGTCTACCAGTACAGCACCGGCATCAGCGCGGCGGTCGCGCTGGCCGACGAGATCCTGACGTCGGACGGCGACGTCGCCGAGGACTACCTCGAGTTCCTCCGGAGCGGGTCGACCGAGTACCCGCTCGAACTCCTCCGGACCGCCGGGGTGGACATGTCCTCGCCCGAACCCATCCAGCGCGCGCTCGACGTGTACGACGACCACCTCGACGAGATGGACGCGCTCATCTGA
- a CDS encoding ABC transporter permease, translating into MTSRRGAALALAVLAAMFVVAWLVRPWLHGPLAAAYTYPAIIEALAILAVGGYLSLRLLAPDRSALEAFVAAMSESGQAELTFSGVPARRQLLGVAVGVLTVLLAVGVGVLGGAYAQEHVSQTLSVEETQGLPGVDATRPRVLPRSVARQYAENSLQYPRYRLAEGDIAIRNGTPVWSFGLAPDGGVNSLLLTGQGASFVDMTTQRKRVDVVEETPTVGFGYGLGRGGGVVSQYRWKLLKGQFWVQYGDPMMVEHDGDVYIAVPYKEYDHHVRLTPLPVVYATPEWGGVALVAPDGEISHLSPDEARNDPVLADQRLYPFDLARYYVESMRYRNGIVNKWFVHEDELEVAPVPGEGNDQPFLVLTEDRGIQYFVAAEPYGDAQGIFQLWTFDGRTGEAGRYRLPSDSSLMGPRKAANYVRKANDRTDWDRFTPSEPVPAVIDETLYWQVRVVPSDSSGIAYTAFVDADSGDVYTFDTDEDVRAFLGGDLASDRQDREPTDDGSVVVITIRDANGDVVNTVEVTEGQSIEIAYGNETAANDSGG; encoded by the coding sequence ATGACCTCTCGGCGCGGGGCGGCGCTCGCGCTCGCCGTGCTCGCGGCGATGTTCGTCGTCGCGTGGCTGGTCCGGCCGTGGCTCCACGGCCCGCTCGCGGCCGCCTACACCTACCCCGCGATAATCGAAGCGCTGGCGATACTCGCCGTCGGGGGCTACCTGTCGCTGCGGCTGCTCGCACCCGACCGGAGCGCGCTGGAGGCGTTCGTCGCCGCGATGAGCGAGTCGGGGCAGGCCGAACTCACCTTCTCTGGCGTGCCGGCGCGGCGCCAGCTGCTCGGCGTGGCGGTCGGGGTGCTGACCGTCCTGCTCGCGGTCGGCGTCGGCGTGCTCGGCGGCGCGTACGCCCAGGAGCACGTCTCCCAGACGCTCTCGGTCGAGGAAACCCAGGGGCTGCCGGGCGTCGACGCGACCCGACCGCGGGTCCTGCCGCGGAGCGTGGCCCGCCAGTACGCCGAGAACTCGCTGCAGTACCCCAGGTACCGGCTCGCCGAGGGCGACATCGCCATCCGGAACGGGACGCCGGTCTGGTCGTTCGGGCTCGCGCCCGACGGCGGCGTCAACTCGCTGCTGTTGACCGGTCAGGGCGCCTCGTTCGTCGACATGACCACCCAGCGCAAGCGGGTCGACGTCGTCGAGGAGACGCCCACCGTCGGCTTCGGCTACGGGCTGGGTCGGGGCGGCGGCGTGGTCTCGCAGTACCGGTGGAAGCTGCTCAAGGGACAGTTCTGGGTGCAGTACGGCGACCCCATGATGGTCGAGCACGACGGCGACGTCTACATCGCGGTCCCGTACAAGGAGTACGACCACCACGTCCGGCTGACGCCGCTGCCGGTCGTCTACGCCACGCCCGAGTGGGGAGGCGTCGCGCTGGTCGCGCCCGACGGCGAGATCTCGCACCTCTCGCCCGACGAGGCCCGGAACGACCCGGTGCTGGCCGACCAGCGGCTCTACCCCTTCGACCTCGCCAGGTACTACGTCGAGTCGATGCGGTACCGGAACGGCATCGTCAACAAGTGGTTCGTCCACGAGGACGAGCTCGAAGTGGCGCCGGTCCCCGGCGAGGGCAACGACCAGCCGTTCCTCGTGCTCACCGAGGACCGGGGCATCCAGTACTTCGTCGCGGCAGAGCCGTACGGCGACGCCCAGGGCATCTTCCAGCTCTGGACGTTCGACGGCCGGACCGGCGAGGCCGGCCGCTACCGGCTCCCGTCGGACTCGTCGCTGATGGGGCCGCGCAAGGCGGCCAACTACGTCCGGAAGGCCAACGACCGCACCGACTGGGACCGGTTCACCCCCTCCGAGCCCGTGCCGGCGGTCATCGACGAGACGCTGTACTGGCAGGTGCGGGTCGTCCCCTCGGACTCGAGCGGCATCGCCTACACCGCGTTCGTCGACGCCGACTCCGGCGACGTCTACACGTTCGACACCGACGAGGACGTCCGGGCGTTCCTCGGCGGCGATCTCGCGTCCGACCGCCAGGACCGCGAGCCGACCGACGACGGCAGCGTCGTCGTCATCACAATCAGGGACGCGAACGGCGACGTGGTCAACACGGTCGAGGTGACCGAGGGCCAGAGCATCGAGATCGCGTACGGGAACGAGACGGCCGCGAACGACTCCGGCGGGTGA
- the truA gene encoding tRNA pseudouridine(38-40) synthase TruA gives MRAFRVAYDGRPFHGFQRQPDVPTVEGAIFDALADLGVAEGKPAGYAAAGRTDAGVSAAAQTVAFECPDWLSPAALNSELPASVRAWASADAPADFHATHDAAYREYVYHCYAPGADLARAEAALVELCGENDFHNLTPDDENTVRNLRGEVRREAEYLVFTLRAGGFVREMVRRVVSLVRAVATGDAAPAKVERVLGPEPVEGPAGVAPAPAYPLVLADVGYPDLEFAPDADAAASARATFEALRAERATGARVAGEVATRMEPR, from the coding sequence ATGCGGGCCTTCCGAGTCGCGTACGACGGCCGACCGTTCCACGGCTTCCAGCGCCAACCCGACGTGCCGACCGTCGAGGGGGCGATCTTCGACGCGCTGGCCGACCTCGGCGTCGCCGAGGGCAAGCCGGCGGGCTACGCCGCGGCGGGCCGGACCGACGCCGGGGTCTCGGCGGCGGCCCAGACCGTCGCCTTCGAGTGTCCCGACTGGCTGAGTCCCGCGGCGCTGAACAGCGAACTCCCCGCGAGCGTCCGGGCGTGGGCGAGCGCCGACGCGCCCGCCGACTTCCACGCGACCCACGACGCCGCGTACCGGGAGTACGTCTACCACTGCTACGCGCCCGGGGCCGACCTCGCGCGGGCCGAGGCGGCGCTCGTCGAGCTCTGCGGCGAGAACGACTTCCACAACCTCACCCCCGACGACGAGAACACGGTGCGGAACCTTCGCGGCGAGGTCCGCCGGGAGGCGGAGTACCTGGTGTTCACCCTGCGAGCGGGCGGATTCGTCCGCGAGATGGTCCGGCGCGTCGTCTCGCTGGTCCGGGCGGTCGCGACCGGTGACGCGGCGCCGGCGAAGGTCGAGCGCGTGCTGGGCCCCGAGCCGGTCGAGGGGCCGGCGGGCGTCGCGCCCGCGCCGGCGTACCCGCTCGTGCTGGCCGACGTGGGGTATCCGGACCTCGAGTTCGCGCCGGACGCCGACGCCGCGGCGAGCGCCCGGGCGACCTTCGAGGCCCTCCGCGCGGAGCGGGCGACCGGCGCGCGGGTGGCTGGCGAAGTCGCGACCCGGATGGAGCCGCGGTGA
- the hisS gene encoding histidine--tRNA ligase translates to MYDRIKGFRDFYPGEMGARRETFDVVESTARRYGFREIGTPALERTQMYVDKSGEEIVDELYSFEDQGGRDVALAPELTPTVARMVVAKQQELSKPIKWFSTRPFWRYEEPQSGRRREFYQTNVDIFGSSAPESDAELLACAADALTGLGLTADDFEFRVSHRDILGGLLEAFDADVDAEAAIRAVDKSEKVGDDEFYGLLNDAGLSYDQAREFGDLLDTPEDDLDDLVAFAGTDRVEAAVDNLTDVLDAAADFGAREYCALSLDTARGLDYYTGVVFECFDSTGDVNRSIFGGGRYDDLIEGFGGQPTPAVGFAVGDATLTLLLQRAGVWPDEELSTDYYVLQVGDTRDVAAEVTSDLRAEGHVVETDVSGRSFGAQLDYADSIGAETVVIVGEQDLADGNVTVKDMASGDQTQVPVDDFPPSDVARPTYEDFE, encoded by the coding sequence ATGTACGACCGAATCAAGGGCTTTCGGGACTTCTACCCCGGCGAGATGGGCGCGCGCCGGGAGACGTTCGACGTCGTCGAATCGACCGCGCGCCGGTACGGCTTCCGGGAGATCGGCACGCCCGCCCTCGAGCGCACCCAGATGTACGTCGACAAGAGCGGCGAGGAGATCGTCGACGAGCTCTACAGCTTCGAGGACCAGGGCGGCCGCGACGTCGCCCTCGCGCCGGAGCTCACCCCGACCGTCGCCCGGATGGTCGTGGCCAAGCAGCAGGAGCTTTCCAAGCCCATCAAGTGGTTCTCGACCCGGCCGTTCTGGCGGTACGAGGAGCCCCAGAGCGGGCGCCGCCGGGAGTTCTACCAGACCAACGTCGACATCTTCGGCTCGTCGGCCCCCGAGTCGGACGCCGAACTCCTCGCGTGCGCGGCAGACGCGCTCACCGGCCTCGGGCTCACCGCCGATGACTTCGAGTTCCGGGTCAGCCACCGCGACATCCTCGGCGGCCTGCTCGAAGCGTTCGACGCCGACGTCGACGCCGAGGCCGCGATTCGCGCGGTGGACAAGAGCGAGAAGGTCGGCGACGACGAGTTCTACGGCCTGCTCAACGACGCCGGCCTCTCGTACGACCAGGCCCGGGAGTTCGGCGACCTGCTCGACACGCCCGAGGACGACCTCGACGACCTCGTGGCGTTCGCCGGCACCGACCGCGTCGAGGCGGCGGTCGACAACCTGACCGACGTGCTCGACGCCGCCGCGGACTTCGGCGCCCGCGAGTACTGCGCGCTCTCGCTCGACACGGCCCGGGGGCTCGACTACTACACCGGCGTCGTCTTCGAGTGCTTCGACTCGACCGGCGACGTGAACCGCTCGATCTTCGGCGGCGGGCGCTACGACGACCTCATCGAGGGGTTCGGCGGCCAGCCCACGCCCGCGGTCGGGTTCGCGGTCGGCGACGCGACCCTGACGCTGCTGCTCCAGCGCGCCGGCGTCTGGCCCGACGAGGAGCTCTCGACCGACTACTACGTCCTGCAGGTCGGGGACACCCGCGACGTGGCGGCCGAGGTCACCAGCGACCTCCGGGCCGAGGGTCACGTCGTCGAGACCGACGTCTCGGGCCGGAGCTTCGGCGCCCAGCTCGACTACGCCGACTCCATCGGCGCCGAGACGGTCGTCATCGTCGGTGAACAGGACCTGGCCGACGGGAACGTGACGGTCAAGGACATGGCGTCGGGCGACCAGACCCAGGTGCCCGTCGACGACTTCCCGCCGAGCGACGTGGCGCGCCCGACCTACGAGGACTTCGAGTAG
- a CDS encoding methyl-accepting chemotaxis protein — MQGRPLARYEDALWWSMDRLGVSESVERKVLAAVGIQFTISAAQAVLPFLVSGTARTALTVGLLAAAAVAFANTVLVVRRDITEPIGELEDAADAIAGGDLDDSVPEAERDDEVGRLVGSFADMRAYLDTVADQAAALSRQEFDDPALDEDVPGEFGASLDRMAESLETYTADLEATTDELERRSADLRRLVEAFGEAAERAQAGDLTATIDPDVADEELHERVVRNYNGLLSTLADALGELAAFADEVATSSRRADADLREVSQASDEVAGAVGEISEGAARQTEQLNEAAAEMNTLSATVEEIAASADEVAATAGTATERARSGRDAAREAAAELDRVEDGIDRTADAVAELVEDIAEIDEVVSFIDEVASETNLLALNASIEAARADEAGEGFAVVADEVKSLAEETGEAADEITERIEAIQADSERTLADVRETREQVSRSVETVEDALGDFEDIADVVGEVDASVREISDATDQQAESAEDVVAMVEEVAAIGEETAAESQTAAAATDQQATSLSGVSEQLASLSSKADELDALLGEFRLPDASAAAGPGDRPASAD, encoded by the coding sequence ATGCAAGGACGTCCGCTCGCCCGGTACGAGGACGCGCTGTGGTGGTCGATGGACCGCCTGGGCGTGAGCGAGTCGGTCGAACGCAAGGTGCTCGCCGCGGTCGGCATCCAGTTCACCATCTCCGCCGCCCAGGCGGTCCTGCCGTTCCTGGTCTCGGGGACGGCCCGGACCGCGCTGACGGTCGGCCTGCTGGCCGCGGCGGCGGTCGCGTTCGCCAACACCGTGCTGGTGGTCCGCCGGGACATCACCGAGCCAATCGGGGAGCTCGAGGACGCGGCCGACGCCATCGCCGGCGGGGACCTCGACGACTCGGTGCCCGAGGCCGAGCGCGACGACGAGGTCGGCCGCCTGGTGGGCTCGTTCGCCGACATGCGGGCGTACCTCGACACCGTGGCCGACCAGGCCGCCGCGCTCTCGCGCCAGGAGTTCGACGACCCGGCGCTCGACGAGGACGTGCCCGGCGAGTTCGGCGCGTCGCTCGACCGGATGGCCGAGAGCCTCGAGACGTACACCGCCGACCTCGAGGCGACGACCGACGAGCTCGAGCGCCGGTCGGCCGACCTGCGCCGACTGGTCGAGGCGTTCGGGGAGGCGGCCGAGCGCGCCCAAGCCGGGGACCTGACCGCGACCATCGACCCCGACGTGGCCGACGAGGAGCTCCACGAGCGGGTCGTCCGCAACTACAACGGCCTGCTGTCGACCCTCGCGGACGCGCTGGGCGAGCTCGCCGCCTTCGCCGACGAGGTGGCGACGTCGAGCCGGCGAGCCGACGCCGACCTCCGGGAGGTCAGCCAGGCCAGCGACGAGGTGGCCGGCGCAGTCGGCGAGATATCCGAGGGCGCGGCCCGCCAGACCGAGCAGCTCAACGAGGCGGCCGCCGAGATGAACACCCTGTCGGCGACCGTCGAGGAGATCGCGGCGTCGGCCGACGAGGTGGCCGCCACCGCCGGGACCGCGACCGAGCGCGCCCGGTCGGGCCGGGACGCCGCCCGCGAGGCCGCGGCCGAACTCGACCGGGTCGAGGACGGCATCGACCGGACCGCCGACGCGGTCGCGGAGCTGGTCGAGGACATCGCCGAGATCGACGAGGTGGTCTCGTTCATCGACGAGGTGGCCTCCGAGACCAACCTGCTCGCGCTGAACGCCTCCATCGAGGCCGCCCGCGCGGACGAGGCCGGCGAGGGGTTCGCGGTGGTCGCCGACGAGGTCAAGTCGCTCGCCGAGGAGACCGGCGAGGCCGCCGACGAGATCACCGAGCGAATCGAGGCCATCCAGGCCGACTCCGAGCGGACGCTGGCCGACGTGCGCGAGACCCGCGAGCAGGTCTCCCGGAGCGTCGAGACCGTCGAGGACGCGCTGGGCGACTTCGAGGACATCGCCGACGTGGTGGGCGAGGTCGACGCCAGCGTCCGGGAGATCAGCGACGCGACCGACCAGCAGGCCGAGTCGGCCGAGGACGTGGTGGCGATGGTCGAGGAGGTGGCCGCCATCGGCGAGGAGACCGCCGCCGAATCGCAGACCGCGGCCGCGGCGACCGACCAGCAGGCGACGTCGCTGTCGGGGGTCAGCGAGCAGCTGGCGTCGCTGTCGTCGAAGGCCGACGAGCTCGACGCGCTGCTCGGGGAGTTCCGGCTCCCCGACGCGTCGGCGGCCGCCGGGCCGGGCGACCGGCCGGCCAGCGCCGACTGA
- a CDS encoding DUF7411 family protein, with protein sequence MELGLLYSGGKDSTLAALLLEDFYDVTLVTATFGVDDAWEHARRTADRLGFAFETVDLDPDVAVQAVGQMVEDGYPRNGIQQVHLHALEVVASMEFDAVADGSRRDDRVPSVSRAQAQSLEDRHGIDYIVPLSGFGRGAVDSLVDETLDVTVGPSEEIAKADYEAELRAVLAREHGDDAVVEVFPDHTQTYVNGLS encoded by the coding sequence ATGGAGCTCGGACTCCTCTACAGCGGCGGGAAGGACTCGACGCTGGCCGCGCTCTTGCTCGAGGACTTCTACGACGTGACGCTCGTCACCGCCACGTTCGGCGTCGACGACGCCTGGGAGCACGCGCGCAGGACCGCCGACCGGCTGGGATTCGCGTTCGAGACGGTCGACCTCGACCCCGACGTGGCCGTCCAGGCGGTCGGGCAGATGGTCGAGGACGGCTACCCCCGGAACGGCATCCAGCAGGTCCACCTCCACGCGCTCGAGGTCGTCGCGTCGATGGAGTTCGACGCGGTCGCCGACGGCAGCCGGCGCGACGACCGCGTCCCCTCGGTGTCGCGGGCCCAGGCCCAGAGCCTCGAGGACCGCCACGGCATCGACTACATCGTCCCGCTGTCCGGGTTCGGGCGCGGCGCGGTCGACTCGCTGGTCGACGAGACCCTCGACGTGACGGTCGGCCCGAGCGAGGAGATTGCGAAGGCCGACTACGAGGCCGAACTCCGGGCGGTGCTGGCCCGGGAACACGGCGACGACGCCGTCGTCGAGGTGTTCCCGGACCACACCCAGACCTACGTGAACGGACTGAGCTGA
- the pan2 gene encoding proteasome-activating nucleotidase Pan2, protein MSRSPSLPDQPTLELDPEMTDRERLAALREHFAEIVDVNDTLEERLDDARDRRSDLREEVDQLERENETLKTTSLYVATAEELTDDGIIIKQHGNNQEVLTEVSPKLRDEIESGDRVAVNDSFTVQTVLEAEKDARAQAMEVDESPEVTYDQIGGLEEQTREVREAVEQPLENPEQFETVGIEPPSGVLLHGPPGTGKTMLAKAVANETDATFIKMAGSELVQKFIGEGAKLVRDLFELASQREPAIVFIDEIDAVASKRTDSKTSGDAEVQRTMMQLLSEMDGFEDRGEIRIMAATNRFDMLDRAILRPGRFDRLIEVPHPDEEARRKILDIHTRDMSVADDVDFETLAKKTEGKSGADIESLTTEAGMFAIRDGRTEVRQSDFTEALDKMDAEDDDTAIVTEGGLPSYAY, encoded by the coding sequence ATGTCGCGTAGCCCATCTCTCCCCGACCAACCGACGCTCGAACTCGACCCCGAAATGACAGACCGGGAGCGGCTCGCGGCGCTCCGCGAGCACTTCGCCGAGATCGTCGACGTCAACGACACGCTCGAGGAGCGCCTCGACGACGCGCGCGACCGGCGGTCGGACCTGCGCGAGGAGGTCGACCAGCTCGAACGCGAGAACGAGACGCTCAAGACCACGTCGCTGTACGTCGCCACCGCCGAGGAGCTGACCGACGACGGCATCATCATCAAGCAGCACGGCAACAACCAGGAGGTGCTGACCGAGGTCTCGCCGAAGCTCCGCGACGAGATCGAGTCGGGCGACCGCGTGGCGGTCAACGACTCCTTTACGGTCCAGACCGTCCTCGAGGCCGAGAAGGACGCCCGGGCCCAGGCGATGGAGGTCGACGAGTCGCCCGAGGTGACCTACGACCAGATCGGCGGCCTCGAGGAGCAGACCCGCGAGGTCCGCGAGGCGGTCGAGCAGCCCCTCGAGAACCCCGAGCAGTTCGAGACGGTCGGCATCGAGCCCCCGAGCGGCGTCCTCCTCCACGGCCCGCCGGGCACCGGCAAGACGATGCTGGCGAAGGCGGTCGCCAACGAGACCGACGCCACCTTCATCAAGATGGCCGGCTCCGAGCTCGTCCAGAAGTTCATCGGCGAGGGCGCCAAGCTCGTCCGGGACCTCTTCGAGCTGGCGAGCCAGCGCGAGCCCGCCATCGTCTTCATCGACGAGATCGACGCGGTGGCCTCCAAGCGGACCGACTCGAAGACCTCGGGCGACGCCGAGGTCCAGCGCACGATGATGCAGTTGCTCTCGGAGATGGACGGCTTCGAGGACCGCGGCGAGATCCGCATCATGGCCGCCACCAACCGGTTCGACATGCTCGACCGCGCCATCCTCCGGCCCGGCCGGTTCGACCGACTCATCGAGGTGCCCCACCCCGACGAGGAGGCACGCCGGAAGATCCTCGACATCCACACCCGCGACATGAGCGTCGCCGACGACGTCGACTTCGAGACGCTCGCCAAGAAGACGGAGGGCAAGAGCGGCGCGGACATCGAGAGCCTCACCACCGAGGCGGGGATGTTCGCCATCCGCGACGGTCGGACCGAGGTCCGCCAGTCGGACTTCACCGAGGCGCTCGACAAGATGGACGCCGAGGACGACGACACCGCCATCGTGACCGAGGGCGGCCTCCCGAGCTACGCCTACTGA